The region GCGGTGATGCGGACGGGCCGTCCCGGGCTCAAGTCCACTGGCACCAGCGCGTCGGTCTGCGCCGCCAGGCGCAACGTGGTTCCCGAGCGCGGGAACTCCACGACGATGGCGCGGCCGTCAATCTCCGCAATACGGCCAATCCCCAGCTCAGGATTGAAGCGGTGGGTGAGATAGGCGCCGACAGCCCAGGCGGGTTTCGAAGAGTGAATAGCCAGAGTTATGACGGTATCTCAAACTAGGGTGCCTAGGGTGCCTAAGGTGCCTATGGTGCCAAGGTGCCAAGGTGCCAAGGTGCCAAGGTGCCAGGGTGCCAGGGTGCCAAGGTGCCAGGGTGCCAGGGTGCCAGGGTGCGGTACGATTGAGCATCGTGGATGACGCGATCGCCGAGCTCTACCAGCTGCCGCTCGACCAGTTCACTCCTGCTCGCAACGCCCTGGCCAAGGGCGCCGGACCGCGAGCTGCGGAGATCAAGGCGCTCGAGAAACCCAACGCGGCGGCGTGGGCGGTGAACCAGCTGTTCTGGCTCGAGCGGCCGATCTACGACGAGCTGATTGAGGCGTCGCAGCAGCTGCGCGCGGCCTATCGCGATCAATTGGCGGGGAAGTCGCCCGACGTGCGCGGCGCCGAAGCCACGCACAAGGCAGCCGTGAAGCGGGCCACGCAAACCGCGCGGACCATCGTCGAGCGCGATGGCGGCAAGGCGTCGGATGCCGTCGTGGACGCGGTGCGCGAAACGCTCGACATCCTGCCCAGTGCCGACCCTCCCGGGCGGCTCACCAGGCCGCTCAAGCGGACCGGCTTCGAGGCGCTCGAGGGCTTTACCATTGCCGCGAAGCCGCGGCCCGAACCGACGCGGCTCGAACCCAAGGCTGGTCCGTCAAAGCCCAGACCCACCGAGACCGAGAAGCGCGCGACCGAGGTCGCGCAGCGTGAGCGCGAGATGACCCGCGAGCGCCTGCGGTTTGCGGAGGCGTCCGAGCGGGAGGCCCAGGCCGCGCTCGACCGCGCCCGCCGCGCCGTGGAGCGAGCCGAGCGCACGCGCGAGCGGATTACGCGCGAACTGGACGAGGCCACGAAGACCGCGAAGGGCCTGCTGAAGGACCAGGCGGCCGCGCAGGCGGCGTACGACAAGGCGCTCCTGGAACGAGAACGCCTGGCCAAGAAGCTGACCTAGCCGACCACGTGCCGGGGATCGTAGAATCGGCCCGGGAGGCGCCCACGCTCAAACGGTGGTGGCTGGTGGTCGTGTTCGGTATGGCCGCGCTTGGCGCGTTGGCCGGAGCTCATGTCGGCGGTCCAGTGCCGTTCACGTGGTTCGAGCCAGACGTCTCGCTATCGCGGAACGACCTGTTGCGTCTCGACCGAGGCGAAGTGGTCGTGAAGCCTCTGCCCTCGAAGAGCGGCCAACTCGGCATCTTCACCATCACCGAACTGGACGCGACCTCGGACGTGTTCGTCTCGTGGATTCGTCACGTTGCGGAACTCAAGCGCAGCAAGGCGGTGCCGGCATCCCGCCGTTTCTCTGAGCCACCCTCGCTCGCCGACCTCGATGGGCTTCAGCTCGACCAACGGGACCTGGATGCGATTCGCGAGTGCCGACCAGGAGACTGCGCGCTGAAGTTGTCGACAGCGGAGATCGAAACCTTGAGTCGCGTGGCCGCCCGAGGGTCCGATAGGGCGATCCAAGAGGTGTTCCGGCGGCTGCTGTTGGATCGGCTCATGGTGTACCGGTCCGGGGGACTCGCCGCCGTGCCCCTCCCGGCCTTCAGCCGGAACGCGGTCCAGCCCCTCGAGGTGTTCGCAGCGCTCCGCGCCAATTCACCGTACATCCGCCGGTCGGATCAGCGCTTGGCGTCGTGGCTCGAACGGCCTCACGAGGCCCGCGGCCCCGAGGTGGAGTCGTTCTACTACTGGTCCAAGGAGTACTACTCGTCCGGCAAGGCGGTCGTCGCCCTGATGCACGTCGGCGTCACCCGCGCCGCGACGGGGAGCGCTGGGCCGCAGGTCGCGGTGGCGGGCAAGCAGATCTTCGCTTCGCGCTACATGAACGGCATGCTGACGCACATTACCCTGAGCCGCGATCCCGAGACCGGCCAGGGCTACATGACCTACACCAATCGCGCCCAGCTCGACGTGCTGCACGGTATGTTCGGCGGCGTCGTTCGCGGCATCATCAACGGCCGGCTCAAGGGTGATGCGGCCGCCGTGTTGCGGACGCTGCGCACCCGCATCGAGAGCGGCCTACCCGAGAGCTCGCCCCCGGCGTCTACGCCAAGCCGTTAGCTCGGCTTCTTCTCGGCGATCGCCTGCTTGATCAAATTGACGGTCCGCGTGGCGCGGGCTTCGACGATGGCGCGCGCCCATTCGCGCGAGCGGTTCAGGTCCGAGATATCCACGCCGTTGATGGTGGCCTTGTTGGCCTTGACCCGTGCGGCCCAGCGCACCGAGTCGGGATCGGTCAGCATCATGTTCAGCGTGATGCCTGGGCTGTCGTGCAGCCCATCGTCTGGCATGCCGTCCTTGGTGACTCCAAGCTGGCGGAGCACATTCGGGGTGCCCGGCGGGGCGGTGTAGTAGCCGGGGATGGTGGCGACAAACGCAGCGCCGGCGAACTGTGCGGTGAGCTTGTCGGCCACCGCCTTCTGGCCGTTCTGGTTGCCGCCGCTGTCGCCAATCATGATGATGTTCTTGAAGCCGTGCATCTTGAGGCTGTGCGCGATGTCGGTCAGCAGCGCTTCGAACGTTTCCTGGCGCAGGCTGATGGTGCCGGCACTGCGCATGTGGCCGCTCGGCGGATCGATGCGGCCTTCAGGGACGAATGCCACAATCGGCGCGCATAGCGCGTTGCCAAGCTTGCGGGCGATCGCTTCGCAGTTCGTCTTGAGCACGTAGTTGTGCTTGCCGGTGACCAGCCATGGACCGTTGGGTTCCATGCCGCCGGTGGCGATGATGGCCGTCGTCGTACCGGCCTTGAGCGCGTCGCGCACGTCCATCCACGTCATTTCCTCGATCCACACCGTGTCCGGAGCCGGCAGGGGATTGGGCGCGTCGGCGCAGTTGTACGCGTTGTCGCGGCAATCGCCGCCGCCCATGGAACGTGGATCGGGCTCGCGCCGCGGCGCCTGCGCGGAGATCAGGGCCGACAGGAGCGCGAGGGAGGCGAGGGCGGTGAGGGCGGTCTTCATCATGGCGAGGAGTATAGCGCCGGGGCAGCTGAGCGGCGACCACGCAGTGCACGGCACGCAATATCTGTGCGACCGTTGAGCTCTATCCGCACGAGACTCGCCTACACTCGACGTGAGGGATAACGTATGTGGTGGGCAATTGGTGTGGCCGGCGGACTGGTGGTGGTGGCGCTTTCGCTGCTGAGGCTGGCCAAGCGGCCGCGGCAGCGAGAAATCGATGCCGGCTCGGTCAGCGCATCGTGGCTGGCCGAGCATCGGGGACGGACGTCGGATACGTAGATCGCCGGCACTAAAGTGCCGGCCTTCTGGCAATAGTGCCCTATTTCCTGACCCCGGAATACTCGAGCATCTGCTGTGTCAGGTCCATCGGGTACGAGATTGTGACGTCGGTGACCTGGCCATTGGTCAGCACCGGTGTCAGCTTGGGCATGACAAAGCCTGAGTACGACGGCAGGTTCAGCTGGTCCACGCGGGCCACGATCTGGTCGCGCAGCTTCGGGTCGAAGTGCACGCCGTAGGTGGCGAACAGCTTCTTGGCCGCGGCGTAATCGCCTTCCGACTTGATCCGTTGCACCTCGGCCAGCAGCCGGCCGACGCCGTCGCGGAACGCCTTCGCATCCACCATCACCAGGTAAGTCTTGCTGTCGCGCGTCCGCTCCTCGATGGCCTTGGTGTTGGCCATCAGCCAGCGCACAATCATCTGGCGGTTGCGCATGTGGTCTTCCTCGATCTGCGTGCCCTCGCGCATGCGGCGCAACTGCACGATGGCGTTACGCGTGTACGCCTCGTACTCGGCCCGCACCATGCCTTCGTGGTCGGCGGCCGGGATGATGCCGAGCTCGACCAGCTTGGGGTCGGCGATGAAGTAAAGCCCGACCAGGTCGGCGCGGCCTTCTTCGAGGGCCGAGAACTCCTCCTTGATCAACGCCTGCGGGTTGCTCTTGCCCGGCGCCTGCTGGCCCGAGGCGTGGCCGATCACTTCGTGCATGTCGGTGGTCAGGCTGCCGGCCTCTTCGGCGTACTTCGCGGCGCGCTCGGCTTCGGCGGCGTCCCACGTGAACTCGCTGCGCATGTTGCCGGGAGCTGAGCGGGCGTAGGCGTCGGTCACGTTCGACAGCGCCACCGACTTGCTGCCGAACTTCTCGCGAATCGCCTGGTCGTTCGGCAGGTTGATGCCCACCGGTGTCACCGGGCCCGAGTCGCCGGTCTCCACCACGACGTCGATCGCGTTGGCGACGATGCCCTGCACGGTGGCCTTGCGGTACTTGGCGTCCCACGGCATGCGGTCTTCGAACCACTGCGCGTTGGCCGCCAGCTTCTTGATGCGTTCGGTCTTCTCCGGGTTCACGTAGAACACCAGGCCTTCCCACGCGCCCTTGACCCCGCGCGGGTCGAGATAGACCTCGATGAAGCCGTTGATGGTGTCAACCGGCGAGTCCTTGTCCTGCACCCACGCAATGTCGTAGGCCTCGCGGTCCTTCACGTCACCCGTGCGATAGAAGGCAATCAGCGCATCGAGCGCCTTCACCATCGGCGGCTCGGCAAACGCCTTGGCGGCCTCCAGGTGCGTGACGATCTCGGTGATGTACTTTCCGTAGCGGCCGTCGATCTTGTAGACCTCCTCGACGAGCGTGCCGTGTTGCTTGACCAGCCGCGAGTTCAGGCCGTACTTCTCGTCGAAGCCCTTGAGGTCAGCCACCGAGACCCCGGAGTACAAGTTGTTGGCGCTCGACAGCAGGATGTCGTTGCCCGCGCCCGGCGTCTTGTTGGTGACGATCGGATCGACGGCGGGGTCGAAGAACATGGGCTGTAGCCGCGCGACCGCGGCGGCATCGGCGCCGGCGACCTTCGCGGCAGCGGCAAACGCGTCGGGCGTGCATTTCAGCACGAACTTGCGCGCGGTCAGGTTGTTGTACGGGCCGTTGTTGATCCAGAACAGCTTCGTGTAGCGCTGCACCTCGGCGAGCGTGGCCGCGTCCACGCCCTGGGGATTTGCGACGATCCGTTCGAGAATGCCGCGCATCTCGAGCGCGTCCTTGTGCTTCTGGTCGATGAAGATGTCGCGGCCGGCAAGGGCTGCCTGGTAGAGGTGCCAAATCAGCGTCTTCTGCTTCACGGGCAGCGCCGAGAACCCGTCGGCATACAACTGCACCACCGACGCGTCGTCCACGCGCTCGAGCAGGTACTTGCGGTCGGCCGGCGCCGCCGAGGTAGCGGCGGCCGAGGTGGCGGCCGGAGCGGGCTCGGGATTCGAACACGCCGGAACGAACGCCAGCACGGCCAGTGCGAGTAAGGGACGCAGGGTCATGTCGGTAGGGTAACGCACCTATGCCGCAGGTCCCTAGGAGCCATAAGAACCGGGTATGATGTCCGTTCGGCACCGCCTTCGGCGGGTCAGGCACCGTCGGGTGCCGGGGACAACCAAGATTCTTCAGTGAGAGGACATACCATGCGTCTCGTTTACGGTTTCGCGCTTGCAGTTGCACTGTGTACCCCGTCGGTCGTTCGCGCCCAGGCGCCCGCGGCCCAGCCGGATGCCGCGGTGGCGGTGAAGGACGGCGGCATTTTCGCCAAGGGCTGGATGGGCAAGATCGACGCCCAGGAAGAGAAGGCCGGCCAGGTGCTGAACAACGCCCGGCTCGCCGAGAAGAACGGCGTGCTCGAAGTGCGCACCGGTCCCGCCACCACCTACTGGAACCCCGCCAACATGGCGACCGGCAACTACACCGTGAAGGCGACCTTTACCGAGTCGAACTACATGGGCCTGAACGATCACCCGCACCCCTACGGCATTGTCATCGGGGGCAACGCCATGGGCACGGCTGACCAGAGCTTCATCTACTGCTCGGCCTACGGCAGCGGCACGTTCATCGTCCGCGGCATGGGCCCGGCCCCGTTCGCGGTGAGCGCGCGCAAGCCCGAGCCGAACGCGGCCATCAACAAGGCCGCCGGCAAGGGGTCGTCGGTCAAGCAGGACATCGCGATGACCGTGACCGCCGACAAGATCGAGTGCGCGGTCAACGGCACGGTGGTCGGCAGCTATCCCAAGGCCGACGTGGTGGCCGCGGGCAAGCTGAAGTCGACCGACGGCGTCTACGGCATTCGCTTCGCGCACAACACCGAGGCCACCGTCACCGGCCTCACCATGACCAAGCAGTAAAGGCGGGTAGGGCTGGTGGGGCGGGTAGGGCTGGTGGGCGGGTAGGGCTGGTAGGGCCCGACCTGCCGCACCCGCCCTACCCGCCCTACCTTAAGTCTTCCTCCCGGAAGACTCTTGCCAGATTCCCTCACAATTTGCCGCGCGGCGCCGGGCATCGTCTTTGCTCCCTGCGGGGCATGACGCCGAGACTGCTCTTGGGAGTGTTCATCGCGCTGCAGGCGGCCGACGGGTGGCTCACGTACCAAGCCGTCGACCTGTTCGGGCCTTCTGCCGAAGGCAACCCGATACTCGAGACCTGGATGCACCTGACGGGACCGGGTCCGACGTTGATCGGCGCAAAGCTCCTCGCGATTGGTTGTGGAGCCGTGCTTTATGCGACTGGTGTCTACCAGGCGCTCGGCGGGCTGACCGCGCTGTACCTGTTTGGCGCGGTCGTCCCGTGGTTGAAGATCTTCTCGTCGATGCCGGCGTAGTTAGCGTTTCATTTTTGACACGTCGGGGACATCTTCACCGAGCGCGGCGGCCAGGTCCATCTGGTGTTCCTGTTCCTGCCGCAGGATCTCGCGAATTTCCTCGCCGACCGCAAACTCGCCCAGCGCTTCGCACTGGCGGACCCGCTCCCGATAAGCGCGGATGGTCTTGTTCTCGTTGTCGAGATCGGCGCGGAGCATGGTCGTAGGATCATCGCTCAGCGTGACCGACAGGGCCGTGGCGTTTGGCATCGCGCCCAGGTAGTCGAGCTGCTTGGCGATGGTGATCGCGTGCGCCAGTTCCTCCGCGGCATGCACCTCGAGTTCCTGGGCAATGGCCATGTACTGCGCGCCTTTGATGGCCTGGGAGTACACCACGTAGGCCAGAATGGCCTGGTACTCGCGAGAGAGGTCTTCCTGAAGCCCCCGGATCAGCTGGTCACGGGTGACGGACTCGCCAGCGTTCTTCGCCATTGTTCCTCCTGATAGGCACGAGGCGACCGATTGTGGGTGGTCGGTTCCCCAATCGGCCGCAACTCGCGCGTTATCGGAGGTTAGAGCAAGGGTCGTGCCTCATCCGCGGACGTACTTGTTGAAGTGCGCAATGGTGCGGTCCCAGGCGAGCTTGGCCGCGGTCGCGTCGTAGCGGGGCGTCGTGTCGTTGTTGAACCCGTGCTGGGTGCCGGCGTAAATGTAGCCTTCGTAGCGCACGTTGTTGGCCTTGAGCGCCGCTTCCCAGGCCGGCCAGCCCGCGTTGATGCGCTCGTCGGTGCCCGCGTAGT is a window of Acidobacteriota bacterium DNA encoding:
- a CDS encoding creatininase family protein, with the protein product MMKTALTALASLALLSALISAQAPRREPDPRSMGGGDCRDNAYNCADAPNPLPAPDTVWIEEMTWMDVRDALKAGTTTAIIATGGMEPNGPWLVTGKHNYVLKTNCEAIARKLGNALCAPIVAFVPEGRIDPPSGHMRSAGTISLRQETFEALLTDIAHSLKMHGFKNIIMIGDSGGNQNGQKAVADKLTAQFAGAAFVATIPGYYTAPPGTPNVLRQLGVTKDGMPDDGLHDSPGITLNMMLTDPDSVRWAARVKANKATINGVDISDLNRSREWARAIVEARATRTVNLIKQAIAEKKPS
- a CDS encoding peptidase M49, with amino-acid sequence MTLRPLLALAVLAFVPACSNPEPAPAATSAAATSAAPADRKYLLERVDDASVVQLYADGFSALPVKQKTLIWHLYQAALAGRDIFIDQKHKDALEMRGILERIVANPQGVDAATLAEVQRYTKLFWINNGPYNNLTARKFVLKCTPDAFAAAAKVAGADAAAVARLQPMFFDPAVDPIVTNKTPGAGNDILLSSANNLYSGVSVADLKGFDEKYGLNSRLVKQHGTLVEEVYKIDGRYGKYITEIVTHLEAAKAFAEPPMVKALDALIAFYRTGDVKDREAYDIAWVQDKDSPVDTINGFIEVYLDPRGVKGAWEGLVFYVNPEKTERIKKLAANAQWFEDRMPWDAKYRKATVQGIVANAIDVVVETGDSGPVTPVGINLPNDQAIREKFGSKSVALSNVTDAYARSAPGNMRSEFTWDAAEAERAAKYAEEAGSLTTDMHEVIGHASGQQAPGKSNPQALIKEEFSALEEGRADLVGLYFIADPKLVELGIIPAADHEGMVRAEYEAYTRNAIVQLRRMREGTQIEEDHMRNRQMIVRWLMANTKAIEERTRDSKTYLVMVDAKAFRDGVGRLLAEVQRIKSEGDYAAAKKLFATYGVHFDPKLRDQIVARVDQLNLPSYSGFVMPKLTPVLTNGQVTDVTISYPMDLTQQMLEYSGVRK
- a CDS encoding ferritin-like domain-containing protein; this encodes MAKNAGESVTRDQLIRGLQEDLSREYQAILAYVVYSQAIKGAQYMAIAQELEVHAAEELAHAITIAKQLDYLGAMPNATALSVTLSDDPTTMLRADLDNENKTIRAYRERVRQCEALGEFAVGEEIREILRQEQEHQMDLAAALGEDVPDVSKMKR